From Topomyia yanbarensis strain Yona2022 chromosome 1, ASM3024719v1, whole genome shotgun sequence, one genomic window encodes:
- the LOC131694600 gene encoding protein windbeutel has product MWRDFTATVFFVFVHIVTSFASNGCVELNKSTFDKIVTRFKYTLVKFDVAFPYGDKHEAFIKFASEHAEENDDLLVALVSIKDYGDKENADLSQRFNIPEKYPIIKLFNNETFDRFIDFPEENLVTVDNLRKFVSTHTDLYIGLPGCLKEIDKLAAQFSDPSNTKETLKQIITDMESRRSLYSAEKTQKSYTIYLTFMSKMAQSNKSVPEFVSAEKERMQNLLKGKISDNKKSDLNLRLNIMESFRKLTPSPTQISNDEL; this is encoded by the exons ATGTGGCGAGATTTCACTGCGACTGTGTTCTTTGTATTCGTCCACATCGTTACTTCGTTTGCATCCAACGGATGTGTAGAACTAAATAAATCCACTTTTGACAAAATCGTTACACGGTTCAAGTATACTTTAGTCAAATTTGATGTAGCATTTCCATATGGGGATAAGCACGAAGCGTTTATTAAGTTTGCATCTGAACATGCAGAAGAGAATG ATGATCTTCTGGTCGCCCTAGTAAGTATCAAGGATTACGGTGATAAAGAAAATGCAGATTTGAGTCAACGCTTCAATATTCCTGAAAAATATCCGatcataaaacttttcaacaacGAAACATTTGATAGGTTTATTGACTTCCCTGAAGAGAACTTAGTCACTGTCGATAATTTGAGAAAGTTTGTCAGTACACACACTGACTTGTACATTGGTCTTCCAGGATGTTTGAAAGAAATTGACAAATTGGCTGCGCAATTTTCTGATCCTAGTAATACCAAGGAAACATTGAAGCAGATAATAACTGATATGGAGAGTCGGAGGTCGCTGTACAGTGCAGAGAAGACGCAAAAATCCTATACAATCTATTTGACCTTCATGAGTAAGATGGCACAGTCGAATAAAAGTGTGCCAGAATTTGTTAGTGCCGAAAAAGAGCGCATGCAGAACTTATTGAAAGGAAAAATTAGTGATAATAAGAAATCGGATCTTAATTTGAGGCTAAACATAATGGAATCTTTCAGAAAACTAACGCCTTCGCCGACGCAAATATCGAATGATGAACTCTAG